One Sebastes umbrosus isolate fSebUmb1 chromosome 6, fSebUmb1.pri, whole genome shotgun sequence DNA window includes the following coding sequences:
- the hdac6 gene encoding histone deacetylase 6 isoform X3 has product MEKSRDQDEELGDRLQTLNLSSRPVARGTGLVYSEIFTHHKNLWDSSHPESPERVTSIMEELQRQDLLSHCITVEPREAEEEELLLAHMKHYVDLMKSTQTMTESELHNLSEKYDSVYLHPESFQVSLSAVGSVLKLVDQVMTSELRNGFAVIRPPGHHAQSNLSNGYCIFNNVAIAARYAQTRHSVSRVLIVDWDVHHGQGIQYLFQEDPSVLYFSVHRYEQGSYWPHLPESDSQFVGSGRGEGRNINLPWNKTGMTDADYIAAFQQLLLPVAYEFQPQLVLVSAGFDAAVGDPKGEMCVSPQCFHVLTHMLMSLAEGRLVLALEGGYNLQSTAEGVAACVRALLGGACPPLTPPTAPSDSALQSISQTVSALYPHWASLQTLGETLCDHRDFILKEGGPLAPGRIVRATTNEQITKQTSVATTTGLVYDERMMEHMNMWDRHHPEQPQRIFKIFSKHQQLGLVDRCQRIQARLATEEELSRCHSVQHIEQMRATAEMKPRELHKLAHDFNSIFINNQSFKSALLAAGGCFTAVERLLTGQVSNGVAIVRPPGHHAERDSPCGFCLFNTAALAARHAQKISNEAPLRVLILDWDVHHGNGTQHMFEDDDSVLYISLHRYDNGTFFPSSEDAATDKVGVSKGAGFNVNVAWSGGRMGDSDYLAAFHNIVMPIATEFNPGLVVVSAGFDAARGDPLGGYNVTPEGYAHLTHLLMSLAGGRVLLILEGGYNLSSISDSMAMCTSVLLGDTPPSLVTPLPPPHHNAVAAINEVIRHHAPYWRSLRIRIPESVRASLSSLKHRGKRSSKGKGRKSEESGTNKPPLPPTGPEDTTVNILRSSNQTEGGLEQLTQGLASLDIGQTSANHSPAPSTAVGGARPKVRLSLEKVTCEGDGEVKAEASEVTPEQSQSAESVLPQPQAVAVAAPESVAPGDEAAGGAGAEPETEGACGWSKPKTSLELTCGGQTDTPLFVVDPLSWCPHLDAVKPLPPSGIDVFLPCKDCGSDAENWTCLTCYQVFCGRYVNEHMVTHGVVSEHPVVLSFCDLSVWCYLCEAYVHNQILFEAKNAAHCAKFGEEIPPWS; this is encoded by the exons atggAGAAGAGCAGAGACCAGGATGAGGAGCTAGGGGACAGACTGCAGACGCTG aatcTGTCCAGCAGACCAGTAGCCAGAGGAACAGGTCTGGTTTACTCTGAGATCTTCACACATCATAAGAACCTGTGGGACTCCAG tcaTCCAGAGAGTCCCGAGAGAGTGACATCCATCATGGAGGAGCTGCAAAGACAGGACCTGCTGTCTCACTGCATCACAGTggag cccagagaagctgaagaagaagagctgctgCTCGCTCACAT GAAACATTATGTGGATTTGATGAAGTCGACTCAGACGATGACAGAGAGTGAACTTCACAATCTGTCTGAGAAATACGACTCCGTTTACCTTCATCCt gAGTCCTTCCAGGTTAGTTTGTCGGCAGTGGGTTCAGTCCTCAAGCTGGTCGATCAGGTGATGACTTCTGAGCTCAGGAACGGGTTCGCTGTCATCAG accTCCAGGTCATCACGCTCAGTCTAACCTGTCAAACGGTTACTGTATTTTCAACAACGTGGCGATCGCAGCTCGATACGCCCAGACCAGACACTCAGTCAGCag ggtgtTGATAGTGGACTGGGATGTTCATCATGGTCAAGGAATCCAGTACCTGTTCCAGGAAGACCCGAG tgtcctgTACTTCAGTGTCCACAGGTATGAGCAGGGGTCTTACTGGCCTCATCTCCCAGAATCTGACAGTCAGTTTGTTGGCAGCGGACGAGGTGAAGGCAGAAACATCAACCTGCCCTGGAACAAG ACGGGGATGACAGACGCTGATTACATCGCAGCTTTTCAACAACTGCTGCTGCCTGTAGCCTACGAg TTTCAGCCTCAGCTGGTTCTGGTCTCTGCTGGATTTGATGCTGCAGTCGGAGATCCGAAG ggGGAGATGTGTGTGAGTCCACAGTGTTTCCATGTTCTGACTCACATGCTGATGAGTTTGGCAGAAGGTCGACTTGTTCTCGCTCTCGAG ggaggTTATAACTTGCAGTCGACAGCAGAGGGCGTCGCAGCCTGTGTCAGAGCTCTGCTGGGAGGAGCCTGTCCTCCTCTGACCCCGCCCACTGCTCCATCTGACAG tgctCTGCAGTCCATCTCTCAGACTGTCTCAGCTCTGTATCCACACTGGGCTTCTCTGCAAACACTGGGTGAGACTCTGTGTGATCATAgagactttattttgaaag AAGGCGGCCCGTTGGCTCCGGGGCGCATTGTTAGAGCAACAACCAATGAGCAGATCACGAAACAGACCTCTGTTGCCACGACAACCGGTCTGGTTTATGATGAGAGGATGATGGAACACATGAACATGTGGGACAG ACATCACCCTGAACAGCCTCAGAGAATCTTTAAAATCTTCTCCAAACATCAGCAACTGGGATTGGTCGATCGTTGCCAACGGATACAAGCACGCTTAGCAACAGAGGAGGAGCTGTCCAGGTGTCAcag TGTGCAGCACATTGAGCAGATGAGAGCCACAGCAGAGATGAAGCCCAGAGAGCTACACAAACTGGCACACGACTTCAACTCCATCTTCATCAACAACCAGAGCTTCAAGTCCGCTCTGCTGGCTGCTGGAGGCTGCTTCACCGCTGTGGAGAGGCTGCTCACAggacag GTGAGTAACGGCGTGGCGATCGTTCGTCCTCCTGGTCATCACGCAGAGAGAGATTCTCCTTGTGGTTTCTGTTTATTCAACACGGCAGCGCTCGCCGCTCGCCACGCCCAGAAAATATCCAATGAGGCGCCGCTGCGAGTCCTCATCCTGGACTGGGACGTTCACCACGGCAACGGGACGCAGCACATGTTCGAGGATGACGACAG CGTCCTGTACATCTCCCTCCATCGCTATGACAACGGGACATTCTTCCCATCTTCAGAGGACGCCGCCACCGACAAGGTGGGCGTGTCCAAGGGGGCGGGGTTTAACGTCAACGTGGCGTGGAGTGGCGGGCGGATGGGCGACTCAGACTACCTTGCTGCTTTTCACAACATTGTCATGCCGATTGCCACCGag TTTAACCCCGGTCTGGTTGTGGTGTCTGCCGGGTTCGATGCAGCTCGGGGGGATCCGCTGGGTGGATATAATGTTACCCCAGAGGGATACGCCCACCTGACACACCTGCTGATGTCACTGGCCGGGGGGCGGGTCCTACTCATACTGGAg ggagGTTATAACTTGTCATCTATCTCTGACTCCATGGCGATGTGCACCAGCGTGTTGCTAGGAGACACTCCTCCCTCCTTGGTGACgcctctcccccctcctcatCACAACGCCGTGGCAGCGATCAACGAGGTCATCCGACACCACGCCCCCTACTGGAGGTCACTGAGGATACGCA TCCCAGAGTCTGTGCGGGCGTCACTGTCCTCCCTGAAGCATCGTGGGAAACGTAGTTCTAAAGGAAAGGGCAGGAAGTCAGAGGAGAGCGGCACAAACAAACCACCGCTGCCCCCTACAGGACCGGAGGACACGACGGTAAATATTTTAAGATCGTCCAATCAGACGGAGGGCGGTCTGGAGCAGCTCACTCAGGGACTGGCCAGTTTGGACATCGGTCAAacctcagccaatcacagtccTGCTCCGTCCACCGCGGTGGGAGGGGCCAGGCCGAAGGTCCGCCTCAGCCTGGAGAAGGTCACCTGTGAAGGTGACGGTGAAGTGAAGGCGGAGGCAAGTGAAGTGACACCTGAGCAGAGCCAATCAGCAGAGAGTGTGCTGCCACAGCCTCAG GCTGTCGCCGTGGCAGCGCCAGAGTCGGTTGCCCCTGGTGACGAGGCAGCTGGTGGAGCGGGGGCGGAGCCAGAGACAGAGGGAGCGTGTGGTTGGTCGAAGCCTAAGACGTCTCTGGAGCTGACGtgtggaggacagacagac ACCCCTCTGTTCGTGGTGGACCCTCTGTCCTGGTGTCCTCACCTGGATGCTGTtaagcccctccccccctcaGGTATAGATGTCTTCCTGCCGTGTAAGGACTGCGGCTCCGACGCTGAGAACTGGACCTGTCTCACCTGCTACCAG GTGTTCTGCGGTCGTTATGTTAATGAGCACATGGTGACTCACGGCGTTGTGTCTGAACACCCCGTGGTTCTGAGCTTCTGTGATCTGTCTGTGTGGTGTTACCTGTGTGAGGCCTACGTCCACAACCAG ATTCTGTTTGAAGCTAAAAACGCTGCTCACTGCGCCAAGTTTGGAGAGGAGATCCCTCCGTGGagctga
- the hdac6 gene encoding histone deacetylase 6 isoform X1: MQSGSDSSGSGLKSVRRSPRLSPQCSSKGKEERRGGDSLQEAKRRGKMEKSRDQDEELGDRLQTLNLSSRPVARGTGLVYSEIFTHHKNLWDSSHPESPERVTSIMEELQRQDLLSHCITVEPREAEEEELLLAHMKHYVDLMKSTQTMTESELHNLSEKYDSVYLHPESFQVSLSAVGSVLKLVDQVMTSELRNGFAVIRPPGHHAQSNLSNGYCIFNNVAIAARYAQTRHSVSRVLIVDWDVHHGQGIQYLFQEDPSVLYFSVHRYEQGSYWPHLPESDSQFVGSGRGEGRNINLPWNKTGMTDADYIAAFQQLLLPVAYEFQPQLVLVSAGFDAAVGDPKGEMCVSPQCFHVLTHMLMSLAEGRLVLALEGGYNLQSTAEGVAACVRALLGGACPPLTPPTAPSDSALQSISQTVSALYPHWASLQTLGETLCDHRDFILKEGGPLAPGRIVRATTNEQITKQTSVATTTGLVYDERMMEHMNMWDRHHPEQPQRIFKIFSKHQQLGLVDRCQRIQARLATEEELSRCHSVQHIEQMRATAEMKPRELHKLAHDFNSIFINNQSFKSALLAAGGCFTAVERLLTGQVSNGVAIVRPPGHHAERDSPCGFCLFNTAALAARHAQKISNEAPLRVLILDWDVHHGNGTQHMFEDDDSVLYISLHRYDNGTFFPSSEDAATDKVGVSKGAGFNVNVAWSGGRMGDSDYLAAFHNIVMPIATEFNPGLVVVSAGFDAARGDPLGGYNVTPEGYAHLTHLLMSLAGGRVLLILEGGYNLSSISDSMAMCTSVLLGDTPPSLVTPLPPPHHNAVAAINEVIRHHAPYWRSLRIRIPESVRASLSSLKHRGKRSSKGKGRKSEESGTNKPPLPPTGPEDTTVNILRSSNQTEGGLEQLTQGLASLDIGQTSANHSPAPSTAVGGARPKVRLSLEKVTCEGDGEVKAEASEVTPEQSQSAESVLPQPQAVAVAAPESVAPGDEAAGGAGAEPETEGACGWSKPKTSLELTCGGQTDTPLFVVDPLSWCPHLDAVKPLPPSGIDVFLPCKDCGSDAENWTCLTCYQVFCGRYVNEHMVTHGVVSEHPVVLSFCDLSVWCYLCEAYVHNQILFEAKNAAHCAKFGEEIPPWS, translated from the exons ATGCAGTCTGGATCAGACTCTTCAGGATCTGGACTGAAATCAGTCAGAAGATCTCCTCGTCTGTCTCCTCAG tgcaGCAGTAAAggcaaggaggagaggagaggaggagacagccTGCAGGAGgcgaagaggagaggaaagatggAGAAGAGCAGAGACCAGGATGAGGAGCTAGGGGACAGACTGCAGACGCTG aatcTGTCCAGCAGACCAGTAGCCAGAGGAACAGGTCTGGTTTACTCTGAGATCTTCACACATCATAAGAACCTGTGGGACTCCAG tcaTCCAGAGAGTCCCGAGAGAGTGACATCCATCATGGAGGAGCTGCAAAGACAGGACCTGCTGTCTCACTGCATCACAGTggag cccagagaagctgaagaagaagagctgctgCTCGCTCACAT GAAACATTATGTGGATTTGATGAAGTCGACTCAGACGATGACAGAGAGTGAACTTCACAATCTGTCTGAGAAATACGACTCCGTTTACCTTCATCCt gAGTCCTTCCAGGTTAGTTTGTCGGCAGTGGGTTCAGTCCTCAAGCTGGTCGATCAGGTGATGACTTCTGAGCTCAGGAACGGGTTCGCTGTCATCAG accTCCAGGTCATCACGCTCAGTCTAACCTGTCAAACGGTTACTGTATTTTCAACAACGTGGCGATCGCAGCTCGATACGCCCAGACCAGACACTCAGTCAGCag ggtgtTGATAGTGGACTGGGATGTTCATCATGGTCAAGGAATCCAGTACCTGTTCCAGGAAGACCCGAG tgtcctgTACTTCAGTGTCCACAGGTATGAGCAGGGGTCTTACTGGCCTCATCTCCCAGAATCTGACAGTCAGTTTGTTGGCAGCGGACGAGGTGAAGGCAGAAACATCAACCTGCCCTGGAACAAG ACGGGGATGACAGACGCTGATTACATCGCAGCTTTTCAACAACTGCTGCTGCCTGTAGCCTACGAg TTTCAGCCTCAGCTGGTTCTGGTCTCTGCTGGATTTGATGCTGCAGTCGGAGATCCGAAG ggGGAGATGTGTGTGAGTCCACAGTGTTTCCATGTTCTGACTCACATGCTGATGAGTTTGGCAGAAGGTCGACTTGTTCTCGCTCTCGAG ggaggTTATAACTTGCAGTCGACAGCAGAGGGCGTCGCAGCCTGTGTCAGAGCTCTGCTGGGAGGAGCCTGTCCTCCTCTGACCCCGCCCACTGCTCCATCTGACAG tgctCTGCAGTCCATCTCTCAGACTGTCTCAGCTCTGTATCCACACTGGGCTTCTCTGCAAACACTGGGTGAGACTCTGTGTGATCATAgagactttattttgaaag AAGGCGGCCCGTTGGCTCCGGGGCGCATTGTTAGAGCAACAACCAATGAGCAGATCACGAAACAGACCTCTGTTGCCACGACAACCGGTCTGGTTTATGATGAGAGGATGATGGAACACATGAACATGTGGGACAG ACATCACCCTGAACAGCCTCAGAGAATCTTTAAAATCTTCTCCAAACATCAGCAACTGGGATTGGTCGATCGTTGCCAACGGATACAAGCACGCTTAGCAACAGAGGAGGAGCTGTCCAGGTGTCAcag TGTGCAGCACATTGAGCAGATGAGAGCCACAGCAGAGATGAAGCCCAGAGAGCTACACAAACTGGCACACGACTTCAACTCCATCTTCATCAACAACCAGAGCTTCAAGTCCGCTCTGCTGGCTGCTGGAGGCTGCTTCACCGCTGTGGAGAGGCTGCTCACAggacag GTGAGTAACGGCGTGGCGATCGTTCGTCCTCCTGGTCATCACGCAGAGAGAGATTCTCCTTGTGGTTTCTGTTTATTCAACACGGCAGCGCTCGCCGCTCGCCACGCCCAGAAAATATCCAATGAGGCGCCGCTGCGAGTCCTCATCCTGGACTGGGACGTTCACCACGGCAACGGGACGCAGCACATGTTCGAGGATGACGACAG CGTCCTGTACATCTCCCTCCATCGCTATGACAACGGGACATTCTTCCCATCTTCAGAGGACGCCGCCACCGACAAGGTGGGCGTGTCCAAGGGGGCGGGGTTTAACGTCAACGTGGCGTGGAGTGGCGGGCGGATGGGCGACTCAGACTACCTTGCTGCTTTTCACAACATTGTCATGCCGATTGCCACCGag TTTAACCCCGGTCTGGTTGTGGTGTCTGCCGGGTTCGATGCAGCTCGGGGGGATCCGCTGGGTGGATATAATGTTACCCCAGAGGGATACGCCCACCTGACACACCTGCTGATGTCACTGGCCGGGGGGCGGGTCCTACTCATACTGGAg ggagGTTATAACTTGTCATCTATCTCTGACTCCATGGCGATGTGCACCAGCGTGTTGCTAGGAGACACTCCTCCCTCCTTGGTGACgcctctcccccctcctcatCACAACGCCGTGGCAGCGATCAACGAGGTCATCCGACACCACGCCCCCTACTGGAGGTCACTGAGGATACGCA TCCCAGAGTCTGTGCGGGCGTCACTGTCCTCCCTGAAGCATCGTGGGAAACGTAGTTCTAAAGGAAAGGGCAGGAAGTCAGAGGAGAGCGGCACAAACAAACCACCGCTGCCCCCTACAGGACCGGAGGACACGACGGTAAATATTTTAAGATCGTCCAATCAGACGGAGGGCGGTCTGGAGCAGCTCACTCAGGGACTGGCCAGTTTGGACATCGGTCAAacctcagccaatcacagtccTGCTCCGTCCACCGCGGTGGGAGGGGCCAGGCCGAAGGTCCGCCTCAGCCTGGAGAAGGTCACCTGTGAAGGTGACGGTGAAGTGAAGGCGGAGGCAAGTGAAGTGACACCTGAGCAGAGCCAATCAGCAGAGAGTGTGCTGCCACAGCCTCAG GCTGTCGCCGTGGCAGCGCCAGAGTCGGTTGCCCCTGGTGACGAGGCAGCTGGTGGAGCGGGGGCGGAGCCAGAGACAGAGGGAGCGTGTGGTTGGTCGAAGCCTAAGACGTCTCTGGAGCTGACGtgtggaggacagacagac ACCCCTCTGTTCGTGGTGGACCCTCTGTCCTGGTGTCCTCACCTGGATGCTGTtaagcccctccccccctcaGGTATAGATGTCTTCCTGCCGTGTAAGGACTGCGGCTCCGACGCTGAGAACTGGACCTGTCTCACCTGCTACCAG GTGTTCTGCGGTCGTTATGTTAATGAGCACATGGTGACTCACGGCGTTGTGTCTGAACACCCCGTGGTTCTGAGCTTCTGTGATCTGTCTGTGTGGTGTTACCTGTGTGAGGCCTACGTCCACAACCAG ATTCTGTTTGAAGCTAAAAACGCTGCTCACTGCGCCAAGTTTGGAGAGGAGATCCCTCCGTGGagctga
- the hdac6 gene encoding histone deacetylase 6 isoform X2 translates to MQSGSDSSGSGLKSVRRSPRLSPQCSSKGKEERRGGDSLQEAKRRGKMEKSRDQDEELGDRLQTLNLSSRPVARGTGLVYSEIFTHHKNLWDSSHPESPERVTSIMEELQRQDLLSHCITVEPREAEEEELLLAHMKHYVDLMKSTQTMTESELHNLSEKYDSVYLHPESFQVSLSAVGSVLKLVDQVMTSELRNGFAVIRPPGHHAQSNLSNGYCIFNNVAIAARYAQTRHSVSRVLIVDWDVHHGQGIQYLFQEDPSVLYFSVHRYEQGSYWPHLPESDSQFVGSGRGEGRNINLPWNKTGMTDADYIAAFQQLLLPVAYEFQPQLVLVSAGFDAAVGDPKGEMCVSPQCFHVLTHMLMSLAEGRLVLALEGGYNLQSTAEGVAACVRALLGGACPPLTPPTAPSDSALQSISQTVSALYPHWASLQTLEGGPLAPGRIVRATTNEQITKQTSVATTTGLVYDERMMEHMNMWDRHHPEQPQRIFKIFSKHQQLGLVDRCQRIQARLATEEELSRCHSVQHIEQMRATAEMKPRELHKLAHDFNSIFINNQSFKSALLAAGGCFTAVERLLTGQVSNGVAIVRPPGHHAERDSPCGFCLFNTAALAARHAQKISNEAPLRVLILDWDVHHGNGTQHMFEDDDSVLYISLHRYDNGTFFPSSEDAATDKVGVSKGAGFNVNVAWSGGRMGDSDYLAAFHNIVMPIATEFNPGLVVVSAGFDAARGDPLGGYNVTPEGYAHLTHLLMSLAGGRVLLILEGGYNLSSISDSMAMCTSVLLGDTPPSLVTPLPPPHHNAVAAINEVIRHHAPYWRSLRIRIPESVRASLSSLKHRGKRSSKGKGRKSEESGTNKPPLPPTGPEDTTVNILRSSNQTEGGLEQLTQGLASLDIGQTSANHSPAPSTAVGGARPKVRLSLEKVTCEGDGEVKAEASEVTPEQSQSAESVLPQPQAVAVAAPESVAPGDEAAGGAGAEPETEGACGWSKPKTSLELTCGGQTDTPLFVVDPLSWCPHLDAVKPLPPSGIDVFLPCKDCGSDAENWTCLTCYQVFCGRYVNEHMVTHGVVSEHPVVLSFCDLSVWCYLCEAYVHNQILFEAKNAAHCAKFGEEIPPWS, encoded by the exons ATGCAGTCTGGATCAGACTCTTCAGGATCTGGACTGAAATCAGTCAGAAGATCTCCTCGTCTGTCTCCTCAG tgcaGCAGTAAAggcaaggaggagaggagaggaggagacagccTGCAGGAGgcgaagaggagaggaaagatggAGAAGAGCAGAGACCAGGATGAGGAGCTAGGGGACAGACTGCAGACGCTG aatcTGTCCAGCAGACCAGTAGCCAGAGGAACAGGTCTGGTTTACTCTGAGATCTTCACACATCATAAGAACCTGTGGGACTCCAG tcaTCCAGAGAGTCCCGAGAGAGTGACATCCATCATGGAGGAGCTGCAAAGACAGGACCTGCTGTCTCACTGCATCACAGTggag cccagagaagctgaagaagaagagctgctgCTCGCTCACAT GAAACATTATGTGGATTTGATGAAGTCGACTCAGACGATGACAGAGAGTGAACTTCACAATCTGTCTGAGAAATACGACTCCGTTTACCTTCATCCt gAGTCCTTCCAGGTTAGTTTGTCGGCAGTGGGTTCAGTCCTCAAGCTGGTCGATCAGGTGATGACTTCTGAGCTCAGGAACGGGTTCGCTGTCATCAG accTCCAGGTCATCACGCTCAGTCTAACCTGTCAAACGGTTACTGTATTTTCAACAACGTGGCGATCGCAGCTCGATACGCCCAGACCAGACACTCAGTCAGCag ggtgtTGATAGTGGACTGGGATGTTCATCATGGTCAAGGAATCCAGTACCTGTTCCAGGAAGACCCGAG tgtcctgTACTTCAGTGTCCACAGGTATGAGCAGGGGTCTTACTGGCCTCATCTCCCAGAATCTGACAGTCAGTTTGTTGGCAGCGGACGAGGTGAAGGCAGAAACATCAACCTGCCCTGGAACAAG ACGGGGATGACAGACGCTGATTACATCGCAGCTTTTCAACAACTGCTGCTGCCTGTAGCCTACGAg TTTCAGCCTCAGCTGGTTCTGGTCTCTGCTGGATTTGATGCTGCAGTCGGAGATCCGAAG ggGGAGATGTGTGTGAGTCCACAGTGTTTCCATGTTCTGACTCACATGCTGATGAGTTTGGCAGAAGGTCGACTTGTTCTCGCTCTCGAG ggaggTTATAACTTGCAGTCGACAGCAGAGGGCGTCGCAGCCTGTGTCAGAGCTCTGCTGGGAGGAGCCTGTCCTCCTCTGACCCCGCCCACTGCTCCATCTGACAG tgctCTGCAGTCCATCTCTCAGACTGTCTCAGCTCTGTATCCACACTGGGCTTCTCTGCAAACACTGG AAGGCGGCCCGTTGGCTCCGGGGCGCATTGTTAGAGCAACAACCAATGAGCAGATCACGAAACAGACCTCTGTTGCCACGACAACCGGTCTGGTTTATGATGAGAGGATGATGGAACACATGAACATGTGGGACAG ACATCACCCTGAACAGCCTCAGAGAATCTTTAAAATCTTCTCCAAACATCAGCAACTGGGATTGGTCGATCGTTGCCAACGGATACAAGCACGCTTAGCAACAGAGGAGGAGCTGTCCAGGTGTCAcag TGTGCAGCACATTGAGCAGATGAGAGCCACAGCAGAGATGAAGCCCAGAGAGCTACACAAACTGGCACACGACTTCAACTCCATCTTCATCAACAACCAGAGCTTCAAGTCCGCTCTGCTGGCTGCTGGAGGCTGCTTCACCGCTGTGGAGAGGCTGCTCACAggacag GTGAGTAACGGCGTGGCGATCGTTCGTCCTCCTGGTCATCACGCAGAGAGAGATTCTCCTTGTGGTTTCTGTTTATTCAACACGGCAGCGCTCGCCGCTCGCCACGCCCAGAAAATATCCAATGAGGCGCCGCTGCGAGTCCTCATCCTGGACTGGGACGTTCACCACGGCAACGGGACGCAGCACATGTTCGAGGATGACGACAG CGTCCTGTACATCTCCCTCCATCGCTATGACAACGGGACATTCTTCCCATCTTCAGAGGACGCCGCCACCGACAAGGTGGGCGTGTCCAAGGGGGCGGGGTTTAACGTCAACGTGGCGTGGAGTGGCGGGCGGATGGGCGACTCAGACTACCTTGCTGCTTTTCACAACATTGTCATGCCGATTGCCACCGag TTTAACCCCGGTCTGGTTGTGGTGTCTGCCGGGTTCGATGCAGCTCGGGGGGATCCGCTGGGTGGATATAATGTTACCCCAGAGGGATACGCCCACCTGACACACCTGCTGATGTCACTGGCCGGGGGGCGGGTCCTACTCATACTGGAg ggagGTTATAACTTGTCATCTATCTCTGACTCCATGGCGATGTGCACCAGCGTGTTGCTAGGAGACACTCCTCCCTCCTTGGTGACgcctctcccccctcctcatCACAACGCCGTGGCAGCGATCAACGAGGTCATCCGACACCACGCCCCCTACTGGAGGTCACTGAGGATACGCA TCCCAGAGTCTGTGCGGGCGTCACTGTCCTCCCTGAAGCATCGTGGGAAACGTAGTTCTAAAGGAAAGGGCAGGAAGTCAGAGGAGAGCGGCACAAACAAACCACCGCTGCCCCCTACAGGACCGGAGGACACGACGGTAAATATTTTAAGATCGTCCAATCAGACGGAGGGCGGTCTGGAGCAGCTCACTCAGGGACTGGCCAGTTTGGACATCGGTCAAacctcagccaatcacagtccTGCTCCGTCCACCGCGGTGGGAGGGGCCAGGCCGAAGGTCCGCCTCAGCCTGGAGAAGGTCACCTGTGAAGGTGACGGTGAAGTGAAGGCGGAGGCAAGTGAAGTGACACCTGAGCAGAGCCAATCAGCAGAGAGTGTGCTGCCACAGCCTCAG GCTGTCGCCGTGGCAGCGCCAGAGTCGGTTGCCCCTGGTGACGAGGCAGCTGGTGGAGCGGGGGCGGAGCCAGAGACAGAGGGAGCGTGTGGTTGGTCGAAGCCTAAGACGTCTCTGGAGCTGACGtgtggaggacagacagac ACCCCTCTGTTCGTGGTGGACCCTCTGTCCTGGTGTCCTCACCTGGATGCTGTtaagcccctccccccctcaGGTATAGATGTCTTCCTGCCGTGTAAGGACTGCGGCTCCGACGCTGAGAACTGGACCTGTCTCACCTGCTACCAG GTGTTCTGCGGTCGTTATGTTAATGAGCACATGGTGACTCACGGCGTTGTGTCTGAACACCCCGTGGTTCTGAGCTTCTGTGATCTGTCTGTGTGGTGTTACCTGTGTGAGGCCTACGTCCACAACCAG ATTCTGTTTGAAGCTAAAAACGCTGCTCACTGCGCCAAGTTTGGAGAGGAGATCCCTCCGTGGagctga